One segment of Mastomys coucha isolate ucsf_1 unplaced genomic scaffold, UCSF_Mcou_1 pScaffold23, whole genome shotgun sequence DNA contains the following:
- the Rdx gene encoding radixin isoform X2 has translation MPKPINVRVTTMDAELEFAIQPNTTGKQLFDQVVKTVGLREVWFFGLQYVDSKGYSTWLKLNKKVTQQDVKKENPLQFKFRAKFFPEDVSEELIQEITQRLFFLQVKEAILNDEIYCPPETAVLLASYAVQAKYGDYNKEIHKPGYLANDRLLPQRVLEQHKLTKEQWEERIQNWHEEHRGMLREDSMMEYLKIAQDLEMYGVNYFEIKNKKGTELWLGVDALGLNIYEHDDKLTPKIGFPWSEIRNISFNDKKFVIKPIDKKAPDFVFYAPRLRINKRILALCMGNHELYMRRRKPDTIEVQQMKAQAREEKHQKQLERAQLENEKKKREIAEKEKERIEREKEELMERLRQIEEQTVKAQKGCIIKVLMVYIQN, from the exons atgccGAAGCCA ATCAATGTAAGAGTGACTACAATGGATGCTGAGCTAGAATTTGCCATTCAGCCCAATACAACTGGCAAACAACTTTTTGACCAG GTTGTAAAAACAGTTGGTTTACGTGAGGTCTGGTTTTTTGGGCTGCAGTATGTAGACAGCAAAGGATATTCTACATGGCTTAAATTGAATAAAAAG GTAACACAGCAagatgttaaaaaagaaaatcctttacaGTTCAAGTTTAGAGCTAAATTCTTTCCTGAAGATGTTTCTGAGGAATTGATTCAAGAAATAACACAGAGACTTTTCTTCTTGCAAGTTAAAGAAGCCATCTTAAATGATGAGATATATTGCCCACCAGAAACTGCAGTTCTTTTGGCTTCGTATGCTGTCCAAGCCAAGTATGGAGATTATAATAAAGAGATTCACAAACCAGGCTATCTGGCTAATGACAGACTCTTACCACAGCG tgTTTTGGAACAGCATAAACTGACTAAAgagcagtgggaggagagaatacAGAACTGGCATGAGGAACACAGAGGGATGCTAAG GGAAGATTCGATGATGGAATACTTGAAGATTGCACAAGATCTAGAGATGTATGGTGTCAACTACTTTGAAATCAAGAATAAGAAGGGTACCGAGCTGTGGCTGGGTGTTGATGCTTTAGGTCTGAATATTTATGAGCACGATGACAA GTTAACACCTAAAATTGGTTTTCCCTGGAGTGAAATCCgaaatatttcatttaatgaCAAAAAATTCGTTATAAAGCCAATTGACAAAAAAGCACCT gattttGTATTCTATGCACCTCGTCTGAGAATCAATAAGCGGATTTTGGCCTTGTGTATGGGAAACCATGAACTGTACATGCGAAGGAGAAAGCCTGATACTATCGAAGTGCAACAGATGAAGGCTCAGGCCCGGGAGGAGAAACATCAGAAGCAGTTAGAAAG GGCACAAttagagaatgaaaagaagaaacgAGAAAtagcagaaaaggaaaaggaaagaatagaaCGTGAAAAGGAAGAGCTGATGGAGCGTCTCAGGCAGATTGAGGAGCAGACAGTGAAAGCCCAGAAAG GATGTATAATAAAAGTATTAATGGTTTAcatacaaaactaa